The Comamonas testosteroni genome contains the following window.
GTCACCAGCTATGTGTCGCCCAAATGGGTGCCGCAGATGGCGGACAACGCCGAGGTCATGGCGGGCATAGTGCGCAGAGCCGGGGTGCTGTATTCGGTGCTCACGCCGAATCTCAAGGGCTTCGAAGCCGCGCTGGCCGGCAAGCCCGACGAGATCGTGGTTTTCGGTGCGGCCAGCGAGGCCTTCAGCCAGCGCAACATCAACTGCTCGATTGCCGAGAGCATAGAGCGCTTCGCGCCTGTGGTGCAGGCGGCGCTGGAGGCCGGCATTGCCGTGCGCGGCGCCATGAGCTGCACCGTGGGCTGCCCCTACGAAGGCGAGATCGCGCCCGGGAAGGTGGGCTATCTGGCCGGGCTGATGAAGAATATCGGCGTGCAGCGCGTGGACGTGGCCGACACCATAGGCGTGGGAACGCCCGTCAAGGTGCAGAAGGCGCTGGAAGCCACGCTGGCGCACTTCGATCTCGACCAGGTGTCCGGCCATTTCCACGACACCTACGGCCAGGCCCTGAGCAACACGCTGGCGGCGCTGGATCTGGGAGTGTGGAACTTCCAGTCATCGGTCGCCGGATTGGGCGGCTGTCCCTATGCCAAGGGCGCCACGGGCAATGTGGCTACCGAAGACGTGGTCTATCTGCTGCAGGGCATGGGCATAGAGACCGGCATCGACCTCGACAAGCTGATCGATGCGGGCCAGTTCATCAGCGAGCACCTGGGTCGCCCCACGCAGTCGCGCGTGGCCAAGGCCTTGCTGACCAAGCGCGCGGGCTGAATCCCGGCTCGGCCCGGGCAGGCATGGGCGTTGTTACCATCGCCGCCATGCAAGCAAGATCAAGTTTTTCGCTGGCCCTGTGTCTGGCTGCAACTGCCCTGCTGGGCGGCTGCGCCGGCATGGACGCCCAGGAATGCCGGGACACGGACTGGGCCTATCTGGGGCAGCTCGATGCCATGGACGGCAGGCTGGACCTATCCACCCGCGCCAGACGCCATTTCAAGGCCTGCAAGGAGCAGGGCGTGCAGATGGATGCGCGGGCCTATCAGCAGGGCTGGCTGCGCGGCCTGCAGGATTTCTGCACCCCAGAGAGCGGCAAGGCCTATGCGGAAGCCGGCAGCAAGTTCCAGCCGGGCTACTGCCCGGCACCGCTGGAGGCGGCGTTTCTGCAAGGCTATTCGCCGGCGCGCGACCGCTATCAGGACAGGCAGTCGGTGCTCGAGCTGGAGCGTCGCATCGAGGCCAAGAAAAAAGAGCTGCGCGAGGCGCGTGACGCCAAGAACAGTGCCGGACATATCGCCTATGTCCAGAAAGACCTGCGTGATTTGCAGCTGGAGCTGGTGCAGCTCAGGCTCAAGCTGGCACAGTAGGGGCCGTGACGCTGCCGGATGGCGGCGCGATTTTCAGGAAAACATCATGTGTGGGTCAGAACTTCATGCGCTGCCGGAAGGCGTGCAGCGCGTCAGCCGCTTTTTGCAGGATGCCGGTCATCCGCATGCGCCGCAGATGCTGGACGGTGCGGCGCGTACCGCCCAGGAGGCCGCCGATCAACTCAGCATTCTGGTCGGGCAGGTGGCCAAGAGCATCATCTTCAAGCGCAGGAGCGATGGCGCGGCCGTGCTGGTCGTGACCTCGGGCGACAGGCGTGTCGATGAAAAAAAAGTGACGCAGCTGGTGGGCAAGGTCGGCCGCGCCGACGCGGACTTCGTCAAGTCCAGCACCGGCTTCTCGATCGGCGGCGTCAGCCCCGTGGCCCATGCAACCAAGGTCGTGACCTTGATGGATGCCGAGTTGCAGCG
Protein-coding sequences here:
- a CDS encoding YbaK/EbsC family protein — translated: MCGSELHALPEGVQRVSRFLQDAGHPHAPQMLDGAARTAQEAADQLSILVGQVAKSIIFKRRSDGAAVLVVTSGDRRVDEKKVTQLVGKVGRADADFVKSSTGFSIGGVSPVAHATKVVTLMDAELQRFDTVWAAAGHPHGVFPASPAQLQALTAAPWSDVVEQA
- a CDS encoding DUF2799 domain-containing protein; protein product: MQARSSFSLALCLAATALLGGCAGMDAQECRDTDWAYLGQLDAMDGRLDLSTRARRHFKACKEQGVQMDARAYQQGWLRGLQDFCTPESGKAYAEAGSKFQPGYCPAPLEAAFLQGYSPARDRYQDRQSVLELERRIEAKKKELREARDAKNSAGHIAYVQKDLRDLQLELVQLRLKLAQ
- a CDS encoding hydroxymethylglutaryl-CoA lyase, whose protein sequence is MKYPARVKIIDVGPRDGLQNEKQPVPAAVKIELVQRLQDAGLKEIEVTSYVSPKWVPQMADNAEVMAGIVRRAGVLYSVLTPNLKGFEAALAGKPDEIVVFGAASEAFSQRNINCSIAESIERFAPVVQAALEAGIAVRGAMSCTVGCPYEGEIAPGKVGYLAGLMKNIGVQRVDVADTIGVGTPVKVQKALEATLAHFDLDQVSGHFHDTYGQALSNTLAALDLGVWNFQSSVAGLGGCPYAKGATGNVATEDVVYLLQGMGIETGIDLDKLIDAGQFISEHLGRPTQSRVAKALLTKRAG